A region of Pyxidicoccus parkwaysis DNA encodes the following proteins:
- a CDS encoding HPF/RaiA family ribosome-associated protein — protein MRIEIRARHIALTETLRSHCERRVRFALDRLSDRVKEVVLRLEDTNGPRGGVDKACKVTLRLEHGKELTLESKDTTLVAAVDRALDRAGNAVSKAVGRAQRTAGESLKNLDWQPEEAPAL, from the coding sequence ATGCGTATCGAAATCCGAGCCCGTCACATCGCCCTCACCGAAACCCTGCGCAGCCACTGCGAGCGCCGCGTGCGCTTCGCGTTGGACCGGCTGTCGGACCGCGTGAAGGAAGTGGTGCTGCGCTTGGAGGACACCAACGGCCCGCGCGGCGGCGTGGACAAGGCATGCAAGGTGACGCTGCGGTTGGAGCATGGGAAGGAGCTGACGCTGGAGTCGAAGGACACGACGCTCGTGGCGGCGGTGGACCGGGCCCTGGACAGGGCCGGCAACGCGGTGAGCAAGGCGGTGGGCCGCGCGCAGCGGACCGCCGGTGAGAGCCTGAAGAACCTCGACTGGCAGCCCGAGGAGGCACCCGCGCTGTAG